A portion of the Blastopirellula sediminis genome contains these proteins:
- a CDS encoding DUF1028 domain-containing protein: MLRILFAVMTLSLFFFAAWPLLRSPREPYAGESLPSDDPPANTLSIVAYDPKNGDLGVAVASKVLGVGCIVPWGKAGVGAIATQSHANTAYGPLGLELLKEKSASEVVELLTTADPGRDFRQLGIVDSQGRVASYTGAGCDAWAGQIVGENFAVQGNLLTGEEVLKAMADSYRAARESGEGELGDWLAAALGAGVAAGGDKRGKQSAALMVYRAGAGYGGNDRYIDLRVDDHQEPEKELARLLEVHKEFFAHAHRRESDEE, encoded by the coding sequence ATGCTTCGCATCCTCTTCGCCGTTATGACGCTCTCGCTCTTTTTTTTCGCCGCCTGGCCGTTGTTACGGAGTCCGCGTGAACCGTACGCCGGCGAGTCGCTCCCATCCGATGATCCTCCCGCCAACACGCTTTCGATCGTCGCCTATGACCCGAAGAACGGCGATCTGGGGGTCGCAGTGGCGAGCAAGGTGCTCGGCGTCGGCTGCATCGTTCCCTGGGGAAAAGCAGGCGTCGGCGCGATCGCGACGCAGTCGCACGCCAACACCGCCTATGGTCCGCTGGGACTGGAACTGCTGAAGGAAAAGTCGGCGAGCGAAGTGGTCGAACTGCTGACGACCGCCGATCCGGGGAGAGACTTTCGCCAACTTGGGATCGTCGACTCCCAAGGAAGAGTCGCCAGCTATACCGGCGCCGGCTGCGACGCATGGGCCGGACAGATCGTTGGTGAGAACTTCGCCGTGCAGGGAAATCTGCTAACCGGCGAAGAGGTGCTGAAAGCGATGGCGGACAGTTACCGCGCCGCCCGCGAAAGCGGCGAAGGGGAACTGGGCGACTGGTTGGCGGCGGCCCTCGGTGCCGGAGTCGCCGCCGGCGGGGACAAACGAGGCAAACAATCGGCGGCGCTGATGGTCTACCGGGCTGGCGCGGGCTACGGCGGCAATGATCGTTACATTGATCTGCGAGTGGACGATCACCAGGAGCCGGAGAAGGAGCTTGCGCGGCTGTTGGAAGTGCACAAGGAATTCTTCGCCCATGCGCATCGCCGCGAGTCGGATGAGGAATGA
- a CDS encoding DUF2185 domain-containing protein gives MNWPFPDEPNVVCFTSKSVVEEGAWIHYVSHDEEDGAWQFHSLDGIPESESDARIVSLRTMLRIDPRLAEIADLPLGWIAWRDSVDEPWKRCRSPED, from the coding sequence GTGAACTGGCCATTCCCGGATGAACCTAACGTTGTCTGCTTCACGAGCAAAAGTGTTGTCGAGGAAGGAGCTTGGATTCATTACGTCAGCCATGATGAAGAGGACGGGGCATGGCAGTTCCACTCTCTCGACGGCATTCCCGAAAGCGAATCGGACGCTCGCATCGTCTCGCTGCGTACTATGTTGCGAATTGACCCGCGATTGGCCGAAATCGCCGATCTGCCGCTCGGCTGGATCGCTTGGCGAGACTCCGTCGACGAACCTTGGAAACGCTGCCGAAGTCCGGAAGATTAG
- a CDS encoding alpha/beta fold hydrolase, protein MEPVPVKTSSKLRVTYSLHLAESASRSQVVVLHHGILHTRATFLDLIAALNQLGIHAVMIEQQSQDAGFWRNCIGMGAYAEGMKDALVAIRTALAASEEPLQIGIVAVHSMGGEIWEETREKYPELRRPTVMMAPIPQNGALRTSLRLLRDYPFAFLKAALTFSVLSLAKTPEQVKRLFFHETANMEVVRRTTSQLTHSPFWSYLQLTFRWLLRPKISRQDMPQLLLYSESDYIFQPWEFDKTRKLYGDLLDEQAMLGGHDFFIGDARPTAAAIQEFFEKHKKVRTDDIHQ, encoded by the coding sequence ATGGAGCCGGTCCCGGTCAAAACGAGCTCGAAGCTACGCGTGACGTATAGTCTGCATCTCGCAGAAAGCGCGAGCCGTTCGCAGGTGGTGGTTTTGCATCATGGAATCCTGCACACCCGGGCGACTTTTCTCGACTTGATCGCCGCGCTGAACCAGTTGGGAATCCATGCGGTGATGATCGAGCAGCAATCGCAAGACGCAGGCTTTTGGCGAAACTGCATCGGGATGGGGGCCTACGCCGAAGGGATGAAAGACGCGCTCGTCGCGATTCGAACGGCGCTGGCCGCGAGCGAAGAGCCGCTGCAAATCGGGATCGTCGCCGTTCATTCGATGGGGGGCGAGATATGGGAAGAGACGCGGGAGAAATATCCCGAACTGCGGCGCCCGACGGTAATGATGGCGCCGATCCCTCAGAACGGAGCGCTGCGAACTTCGCTCCGACTGCTGCGTGATTATCCCTTCGCGTTTCTCAAAGCGGCGCTGACGTTCAGCGTGCTTTCGCTGGCGAAAACGCCAGAGCAAGTGAAGCGCCTCTTCTTTCACGAGACGGCCAACATGGAAGTGGTCCGGCGGACTACCAGTCAGCTGACCCACTCTCCCTTCTGGTCGTATTTGCAGCTTACCTTTCGCTGGTTGCTGCGGCCGAAGATCTCACGGCAGGACATGCCGCAACTGCTTCTCTACAGCGAGAGCGATTATATCTTTCAGCCGTGGGAGTTCGACAAGACGCGTAAGCTGTACGGCGACTTGCTCGACGAACAAGCGATGCTCGGCGGGCACGATTTTTTTATTGGCGACGCGCGTCCCACGGCGGCGGCGATTCAGGAGTTTTTTGAGAAGCACAAGAAAGTACGTACGGACGACATTCACCAGTAA